The Metabacillus schmidteae genome has a segment encoding these proteins:
- a CDS encoding N-acetylglucosamine kinase, whose translation MRYLMGVDGGGSKTYTVITDEYGNKVGEGLSGRGNHQDVGIHTALRNIKESIEKALATSGLQYEDISFTQYGLAGADREKDFAILRPALSTLPLKSWNVVCDTFEGLRIGSENNIGVVLVCGTGTNAAGRNKEGKVVQIGGMGYLFGDAAGGIYMARETFRSAVRSWEQREIHSILTDKVSGFFGFQTMEQLVNDFLDRDIYEVPGELAIVLHEAAAEGDHLAIQLLRKTGEELGIAANSVIKRLGDFESDTIPVVLVGSILQKGRSHHLIQSLKSKIESENPNISIIIPDIEPVYGSILLAMDHLGIETTGEIYQKFRNDRRKKENDN comes from the coding sequence ATGCGTTATTTAATGGGTGTTGATGGTGGAGGTAGTAAGACATATACCGTGATTACAGATGAATATGGAAATAAAGTAGGGGAGGGTTTGTCAGGTAGAGGAAATCATCAAGATGTAGGAATTCATACTGCATTGAGGAACATTAAAGAATCGATTGAGAAAGCACTGGCAACTTCCGGTCTTCAATATGAAGATATTTCCTTCACACAATATGGGCTTGCCGGAGCTGATCGTGAAAAAGATTTTGCCATATTACGTCCAGCTCTGAGTACCTTACCCCTTAAGTCTTGGAATGTTGTATGTGACACTTTCGAAGGGTTAAGAATTGGCAGTGAAAATAACATCGGAGTAGTGCTTGTATGTGGCACAGGCACAAATGCAGCAGGAAGAAATAAGGAAGGGAAAGTCGTTCAAATAGGAGGTATGGGATATCTTTTCGGAGATGCTGCAGGTGGAATATATATGGCACGAGAGACTTTTCGTTCAGCCGTAAGATCATGGGAGCAGCGGGAAATCCATTCTATATTAACCGACAAAGTTTCCGGATTTTTTGGCTTTCAAACAATGGAACAACTTGTTAATGATTTTTTGGACCGGGATATTTATGAGGTACCTGGTGAATTAGCGATTGTTTTACATGAAGCAGCAGCAGAGGGAGACCACCTTGCGATTCAACTATTGAGGAAAACGGGTGAAGAGTTAGGGATTGCGGCGAATTCTGTGATAAAAAGATTAGGTGATTTTGAAAGCGATACCATACCAGTTGTACTAGTCGGTTCAATTTTACAAAAGGGGAGAAGTCATCATTTAATTCAATCATTAAAGTCGAAAATAGAAAGTGAAAATCCTAACATTTCAATCATCATTCCTGACATTGAACCTGTATATGGATCCATTCTGCTAGCAATGGATCATTTAGGAATCGAGACAACTGGTGAAATCTATCAAAAATTTAGGAACGATAGGAGGAAGAAAGAAAATGACAACTAA
- a CDS encoding AraC family transcriptional regulator, with the protein MSYREALSHHMPTNHFHSTFEVYYLMSGTREFFIKDRTFVVKEGDVIIISPNILHRTTNTELPKHERFIVNIHESCMGSCDQSNRGIFQPLFEQEYMILRCSLQERILIEALSNNIIQEIQDKMQGFEMYAQTLVQQLLIICCRHIKQNRIQSLEFPSPMHERISEVVRYINNHYMNDLSLNLLADKFYVSPYYLSRFFKEATGFTFIEYLNSVRIKEAKKLLEQSTMKVNFIYKKVGFRSITHFGRVFKSVTGYAPLHYRKRK; encoded by the coding sequence GTGTCATACCGAGAAGCACTTAGTCATCATATGCCAACAAATCATTTTCACAGTACATTTGAAGTATATTACTTAATGTCAGGTACACGGGAATTTTTTATAAAGGATCGGACGTTTGTTGTAAAAGAAGGGGATGTTATTATTATTTCTCCTAATATACTTCATCGAACGACGAATACAGAATTGCCAAAGCATGAGCGGTTTATTGTCAACATCCATGAAAGCTGCATGGGATCCTGTGACCAGTCTAATAGGGGAATTTTTCAGCCACTATTCGAGCAGGAGTACATGATTTTGAGATGTTCACTTCAAGAGCGGATATTGATTGAAGCACTCTCGAATAATATCATTCAGGAAATTCAGGATAAAATGCAGGGCTTCGAGATGTATGCTCAAACATTAGTGCAGCAGCTGCTCATAATATGTTGCCGGCATATCAAACAAAACAGAATACAGTCATTAGAATTTCCAAGTCCAATGCATGAAAGAATTTCAGAGGTTGTCCGTTATATAAACAACCATTATATGAATGATTTATCACTCAATTTACTAGCAGATAAATTCTACGTAAGTCCCTACTATTTAAGCCGATTCTTTAAAGAAGCAACAGGCTTTACATTTATTGAATATCTCAACAGCGTAAGAATCAAAGAAGCTAAAAAACTTCTGGAGCAGTCTACCATGAAAGTCAACTTCATATATAAAAAAGTAGGTTTCCGAAGTATTACTCATTTTGGAAGGGTATTCAAATCAGTTACAGGATATGCTCCATTACACTACCGGAAAAGAAAGTAG
- a CDS encoding glycoside hydrolase family 88/105 protein gives MSFSESSTYKTSKETLTPLEWAEKACETLMAKFEPELLPPERFHYHQGVFLSGMEKCWRQTNKSKYYEYMKKWVDSHILADGTVLKFNSNELDDIQPGVLLFTLYEQTGDERYKKALFNLVPLLKSWKTNPSGGFWHKEHYPNQMWLDGLYMAGPIAVQFGKTFDQSDYFDMMTYQAILMEKHTKDPDTGLLYHGWDETKAANWADPITGMAPEFWGRAIGWYPVALLEMFDYLPEDHKDKPKLISILQDLLIALTKYQDPATGLWYQVVDKGHLSDNWLENSCTSLYVQAIAKAVRLGYLDSKYMEYAQKGYQGVIDTLNYDNNGNVLIGNICIGTGIGDYAHYIARPTSENDLHGAGAFILMCVEMSKAQNKI, from the coding sequence ATGAGTTTTTCTGAATCTAGTACATATAAAACATCAAAGGAAACGCTTACTCCACTTGAATGGGCTGAAAAAGCTTGTGAGACGTTAATGGCAAAATTTGAACCGGAATTGTTGCCGCCGGAACGATTTCATTATCATCAAGGTGTTTTTCTATCTGGCATGGAAAAATGCTGGAGGCAAACGAACAAAAGTAAATACTATGAATATATGAAAAAATGGGTAGATAGCCATATTCTTGCTGATGGTACCGTATTGAAATTTAACTCAAACGAACTCGATGATATACAACCAGGTGTGCTTCTTTTTACCCTCTATGAGCAAACAGGAGATGAACGCTATAAAAAAGCATTATTCAACCTGGTTCCTTTGTTAAAATCATGGAAGACGAATCCATCAGGAGGATTCTGGCATAAAGAGCATTACCCAAATCAAATGTGGCTCGATGGTTTATACATGGCAGGACCTATTGCCGTTCAATTCGGTAAAACCTTCGATCAAAGTGACTATTTCGATATGATGACCTATCAAGCAATACTCATGGAAAAGCATACAAAAGATCCGGATACAGGTTTGTTATATCATGGCTGGGATGAAACGAAAGCGGCAAATTGGGCAGATCCTATCACTGGAATGGCACCTGAGTTCTGGGGCCGTGCAATCGGCTGGTACCCTGTAGCCTTATTGGAAATGTTTGATTATCTTCCTGAGGATCATAAAGATAAACCAAAGCTGATAAGTATCCTTCAGGACCTGCTTATAGCGTTAACCAAATACCAAGATCCTGCAACTGGCTTATGGTATCAAGTAGTTGACAAAGGACACCTTTCTGATAATTGGTTGGAAAACTCTTGCACATCCTTATATGTTCAAGCTATTGCGAAAGCGGTTCGTTTAGGTTATCTTGACAGCAAATATATGGAATATGCTCAGAAAGGGTATCAAGGTGTGATTGATACGCTGAACTACGATAATAATGGAAACGTACTCATTGGCAATATCTGCATAGGTACCGGGATTGGTGATTACGCTCATTATATTGCACGACCTACGAGCGAGAATGACCTTCACGGAGCAGGAGCGTTTATTCTTATGTGTGTGGAAATGAGCAAAGCACAAAACAAGATATAA
- a CDS encoding catalase, translated as MDKSSRNNKKDNQNKKSEQLDKYRIKNAGKSITTNEGLKVANNDRTLKAGERGPVLMQDFHFFQKQMHFDQERIPERVVHARGAGAHGEFVCYKSMKKYTRAGFLQEPGLSTPVFVRFSTVQGGRGSMDTARDIRGFAVKFYTEEGNYDLLGLQFPIFVLFDAFKFVDSQHALKPEPHNEMPTASAAHDNFWDFVANNQESAHFVMWAMSDRAIPRSWRMMEGFAINTFRFVNEEGKGTFVKFHWKPILGVHSLDMEQAQIIGGVDPDFHRRDLWDAIDRGAYPVFELGVQMIEEQDEHKFEFDVLDPTKLWPEEIVPVDIIGKMTLNKNVDNFFAETEQVAFDVTNVVPGIAFTDDPILQGRTFTYKVTQLHRLGGPNYQELPINQSLCPFHNNQRQGFNRTRIDVDQVNYYRNSIANNTPGPTSPDKGGYEHYSEKVEGFKVKASSDSFKDFFSHARLFWNSMSPVEKMHIIDAFSFELASVKNKSVRQQVVDMYVNVDKEMAKTIAENVGVNPPKGDHVPVTASSPALSQENTPHYPHTLTVGVLIGNGFNDKEVLNVFEILRQHGVFIETVSEQLGTVTGADGTKIAVTKTFLSTHDVLHDSLYVVGGQTDNQRFFNSKVTQFIHGTYKHFKPIGIATTGEAFIQPSEQNNLAGVFFARTNKNFGDDFVKAIAKKRFWERK; from the coding sequence ATGGATAAGTCCTCTAGAAACAACAAGAAAGATAATCAAAATAAGAAGAGTGAACAGCTTGATAAATATCGTATAAAAAATGCCGGTAAGAGTATAACGACCAATGAAGGACTTAAGGTCGCAAATAATGATAGGACCTTAAAGGCTGGAGAACGTGGTCCGGTATTAATGCAGGATTTTCATTTTTTTCAAAAGCAAATGCATTTTGACCAGGAGCGTATACCAGAGAGAGTTGTTCATGCAAGGGGTGCAGGGGCTCATGGTGAATTTGTATGCTATAAATCGATGAAAAAGTATACAAGGGCAGGTTTCTTACAAGAACCTGGACTTTCTACACCTGTTTTTGTTCGGTTTTCAACCGTACAGGGTGGGAGAGGCTCAATGGACACAGCGCGTGATATAAGAGGCTTTGCTGTCAAGTTTTACACGGAAGAGGGAAATTATGATCTATTAGGCCTCCAATTTCCTATTTTCGTTCTTTTTGATGCGTTTAAATTTGTTGATTCTCAGCATGCACTTAAACCTGAACCACATAATGAAATGCCAACTGCATCTGCAGCGCATGATAATTTTTGGGATTTTGTTGCAAATAATCAGGAATCCGCTCATTTTGTGATGTGGGCGATGTCAGATCGAGCTATTCCACGAAGCTGGAGGATGATGGAAGGTTTTGCAATTAACACATTTCGATTTGTAAACGAAGAAGGAAAAGGAACTTTTGTTAAGTTTCATTGGAAGCCGATTCTTGGTGTCCATTCATTAGATATGGAGCAGGCACAAATAATTGGTGGAGTGGACCCGGATTTCCACCGACGGGATTTATGGGATGCTATAGATCGGGGAGCATATCCTGTTTTTGAATTGGGAGTCCAAATGATTGAGGAACAGGATGAACACAAATTCGAGTTTGATGTGCTAGATCCTACAAAGCTTTGGCCAGAGGAAATTGTTCCAGTAGACATAATTGGCAAGATGACTTTGAATAAAAATGTCGATAATTTTTTTGCTGAAACAGAGCAAGTTGCATTTGATGTGACAAATGTAGTACCGGGAATTGCTTTTACAGATGATCCGATCCTACAAGGTCGAACATTCACGTATAAAGTGACACAGCTGCACCGGCTTGGCGGACCAAATTACCAGGAGCTCCCGATCAACCAATCCCTTTGTCCATTTCATAATAACCAGAGACAAGGATTTAACAGAACTCGAATTGATGTGGATCAAGTCAACTATTATAGGAATTCTATTGCCAACAACACACCAGGTCCAACCAGTCCGGATAAAGGCGGATATGAGCACTATTCAGAGAAAGTAGAAGGTTTCAAGGTAAAAGCAAGTAGTGACTCTTTCAAAGATTTCTTCTCCCATGCAAGATTATTCTGGAACAGCATGTCTCCTGTTGAGAAAATGCACATTATTGATGCTTTTAGCTTTGAACTTGCTAGTGTAAAAAACAAGTCTGTACGTCAGCAAGTTGTCGATATGTACGTAAATGTTGATAAAGAAATGGCGAAGACAATTGCTGAAAATGTTGGGGTAAATCCTCCAAAAGGAGATCATGTGCCCGTTACAGCCTCTTCACCTGCACTTAGTCAGGAGAATACTCCTCACTATCCACATACATTAACAGTAGGTGTTTTGATCGGAAATGGGTTTAATGACAAAGAAGTTTTGAATGTTTTTGAAATTCTCCGTCAACATGGTGTGTTTATTGAAACGGTTAGTGAACAGCTTGGGACTGTAACTGGAGCAGATGGTACCAAAATAGCAGTCACGAAAACATTTCTTTCAACACACGATGTTCTTCATGACTCGCTATATGTTGTTGGGGGGCAAACTGACAATCAACGATTTTTCAATAGTAAAGTTACTCAATTTATTCACGGAACATATAAGCACTTTAAACCAATTGGTATTGCAACGACAGGGGAGGCGTTTATTCAACCATCAGAGCAAAATAATTTAGCAGGAGTATTCTTTGCCAGAACAAACAAGAACTTTGGTGACGATTTTGTCAAAGCTATTGCGAAGAAGCGGTTTTGGGAAAGGAAATAA
- a CDS encoding spore coat protein, with the protein MLQEKDMVSDYLSNLNSSLASYAQIIAQCNNQQLRDTLIQIRNSDEQKQWEVYQAAVQRNYYKPASQAEQQDVMEVKQQFQQGS; encoded by the coding sequence ATGCTACAAGAAAAGGATATGGTCTCAGATTACTTATCAAATTTAAACTCCAGTCTGGCAAGCTATGCACAAATTATTGCTCAATGTAACAATCAACAATTACGAGATACGTTAATCCAAATCCGTAATAGTGATGAACAAAAACAATGGGAAGTATACCAAGCAGCTGTTCAACGTAATTATTACAAACCAGCTTCACAAGCTGAACAACAAGATGTTATGGAAGTAAAGCAACAATTTCAGCAAGGAAGTTAA
- a CDS encoding ROK family protein, producing MDELIATPKAMKKIILRGIRKNLLELGSATKLELSNILEVSLPTISKFLAQMEEDGEIRTIGLDESSGGRRAKRFTYNPEYSLGLAIFLEKSETNYSIFNCIGEIKKQEKAPSVLVDDGLRLLTTFIEDLITTYPKISSIAIGVPGSVENGKIFYIPGYEQFQHFDLKAYFEEHFSIPVVIENDMNAAVLGYHNTRGMKDNQSLIYLYSGQNGPGAGIMINGDVVRGSTFFSGEISFVPMYDDRNFRQALENGNGSKKIAINKDDEMDAISRLIATFVAIINPKTIIFCNDEMDDMSLDKVAKGSSEYIPSEHVPKLTTSNWEQDYLDGLQSLGLDLMLSGTTI from the coding sequence GTGGATGAATTAATAGCTACTCCAAAAGCAATGAAAAAGATCATCCTCCGTGGTATTCGTAAAAATCTGTTAGAACTTGGAAGTGCAACAAAGCTTGAGCTAAGCAATATATTAGAAGTTAGTCTCCCGACAATAAGTAAATTTTTGGCGCAGATGGAGGAGGATGGCGAAATTCGAACAATCGGATTAGATGAGTCCAGTGGTGGACGACGAGCAAAAAGATTTACATACAATCCAGAGTATTCCTTAGGTCTTGCTATTTTTTTAGAGAAATCAGAAACGAATTATTCCATTTTTAATTGCATTGGAGAAATAAAAAAACAGGAAAAAGCACCGAGTGTATTAGTGGATGACGGATTACGTTTATTAACTACGTTCATTGAAGATTTAATAACCACCTATCCAAAAATCAGTTCTATAGCCATTGGCGTTCCCGGGTCTGTTGAAAATGGAAAGATCTTTTATATACCTGGGTATGAGCAGTTTCAACATTTCGATTTAAAAGCGTATTTCGAGGAACATTTTTCTATACCTGTTGTGATTGAGAACGATATGAATGCTGCCGTTCTTGGATATCACAACACGAGAGGAATGAAAGACAATCAATCACTAATATACTTGTATTCTGGTCAAAATGGTCCTGGTGCAGGGATTATGATTAATGGTGATGTGGTGCGTGGAAGTACATTTTTCTCTGGAGAAATTTCTTTTGTCCCAATGTACGATGACCGTAACTTTCGACAAGCTTTAGAAAATGGTAACGGCTCTAAAAAAATAGCAATCAATAAAGATGATGAAATGGACGCAATTAGTAGATTAATAGCCACATTTGTTGCGATCATTAATCCTAAAACGATCATTTTTTGTAACGATGAAATGGATGATATGAGTTTAGATAAAGTTGCCAAAGGCAGCTCTGAATACATTCCATCTGAACATGTTCCAAAACTTACTACGAGTAATTGGGAACAAGATTATTTAGACGGACTACAAAGTCTCGGACTTGATCTAATGCTTAGTGGAACAACCATCTAA
- a CDS encoding MFS transporter gives MATFLLVIIYLAFISLGLPDSLLGVAWPVMQTDFNAPLETAGYLYMAIAGCTIISSIVSGRLLKRFGTGNVTFVSCLMTACALLGFHFSPSVIWLFLCTIPLGLGAGAVDAGLNDYVATHYKAHHMSWLHSFWGVGATLGPILMAQFISGQHSWKNGYLTIAGIQFLLVIILLLTLPLWGKVTKSRSAALSEEPVDTTDFSKQHEENEKIKPLQIKGVKLALLSFLFYCAVEATMGLWGSSFLVEVKELPAGVAAQWVSLYYGGITVGRFITGFITFKMNNLTLIRTGQLLALAGAALLFLPLPSIFSLIGFIMVGLGLAPIFPCMLHETPARFGKKHSQTIMGYQMAIAYTGSTFMPPLIGFIAAQSTIGIFPVCIVGFVVVMFLCSEKLNHSLKKTLVITKSTNSTI, from the coding sequence ATGGCAACATTCCTTTTAGTCATCATTTATTTGGCTTTTATAAGCTTAGGTCTACCTGACTCTTTGTTGGGAGTAGCGTGGCCTGTTATGCAAACGGACTTCAATGCCCCACTTGAGACTGCTGGATACCTTTATATGGCAATTGCCGGATGTACCATTATATCCAGCATTGTTAGTGGAAGATTACTTAAACGATTTGGAACAGGCAATGTTACATTTGTCAGTTGTCTCATGACTGCATGTGCATTGCTCGGATTTCACTTTTCTCCATCCGTTATTTGGTTATTTCTATGTACGATTCCTCTTGGATTAGGTGCAGGAGCAGTTGATGCGGGATTAAACGATTATGTCGCAACACATTACAAAGCACATCATATGAGTTGGTTACATAGTTTTTGGGGAGTTGGAGCTACTCTTGGTCCTATCTTAATGGCTCAGTTCATTTCAGGACAACATTCTTGGAAAAATGGCTATCTTACCATTGCAGGTATTCAATTTCTATTAGTCATCATCCTTTTACTTACTTTACCATTGTGGGGCAAAGTTACTAAAAGTCGTTCTGCCGCCTTAAGCGAAGAGCCAGTAGATACAACAGATTTTTCAAAACAACATGAGGAAAATGAAAAAATAAAACCCTTACAAATTAAAGGTGTTAAACTAGCCTTACTATCTTTTCTGTTTTATTGTGCGGTTGAAGCCACAATGGGTCTTTGGGGAAGTAGTTTTTTGGTAGAAGTAAAAGAGTTACCGGCTGGGGTTGCTGCACAATGGGTTTCCCTTTATTACGGAGGAATTACAGTTGGAAGATTTATTACTGGTTTTATTACCTTTAAAATGAATAATCTAACTCTTATTCGAACAGGTCAATTACTAGCACTTGCAGGTGCCGCCCTTCTTTTTCTGCCATTACCATCCATTTTCTCGCTTATAGGATTTATTATGGTGGGCTTAGGATTAGCCCCAATATTTCCTTGTATGCTGCATGAAACACCTGCTCGTTTTGGCAAGAAGCATTCCCAAACGATTATGGGCTATCAAATGGCTATTGCTTATACAGGCAGTACATTTATGCCTCCACTTATTGGTTTCATTGCGGCGCAATCGACTATCGGGATCTTCCCTGTTTGTATTGTCGGTTTTGTAGTCGTTATGTTTTTATGTTCTGAGAAATTGAATCACTCACTTAAAAAGACATTAGTAATTACAAAAAGTACTAACTCGACAATTTGA
- a CDS encoding ZIP family metal transporter produces the protein MSLLPILISSLCTSIGAIPVLFIKNLSHKGKDVTLAFTAGIMVAASSYGLIPSALKLSSLTTLVIGILIGTFVLTLIESIIPHTDLDHTNHSVGHAHVMLFMIAMSIHNFPEGLSVGISNVGHNLEVGSLVAFAIGLQNIPEGFLVALFLVTQGISRLKAILYSAVTGLIELFAGIIGHLFGEFFQPIVPYGLAFAAGSMLFVVYKELIPESHGDGHERASTITFIFGFITMICLTEFFR, from the coding sequence ATGTCCCTATTACCTATCCTTATTTCCTCACTTTGTACAAGCATTGGAGCAATTCCCGTACTATTTATAAAAAACCTATCTCATAAAGGAAAAGATGTAACATTAGCTTTTACAGCGGGTATCATGGTTGCCGCTTCATCCTATGGATTGATTCCGTCTGCCTTAAAACTCTCAAGTTTGACGACTCTGGTTATCGGGATATTAATCGGTACGTTTGTTCTTACATTAATAGAAAGTATCATTCCTCACACTGACCTGGATCACACCAATCATTCGGTAGGACATGCTCATGTGATGTTGTTTATGATCGCTATGTCCATTCATAATTTTCCTGAAGGACTCTCTGTAGGGATTTCGAATGTGGGTCATAACCTGGAGGTTGGTTCTCTCGTTGCCTTTGCCATTGGATTACAAAACATACCCGAAGGCTTTTTGGTTGCTTTATTCTTAGTTACGCAGGGAATTAGTCGATTGAAGGCAATCTTGTACTCAGCTGTAACGGGCTTAATCGAATTATTTGCGGGAATCATTGGACATTTATTTGGTGAATTCTTTCAGCCTATTGTTCCATATGGATTGGCTTTCGCTGCTGGTTCCATGTTATTTGTTGTCTATAAGGAATTAATTCCCGAAAGTCACGGGGATGGTCATGAAAGAGCTTCTACAATTACCTTTATCTTTGGATTTATTACGATGATATGTTTAACAGAGTTTTTTAGATGA
- a CDS encoding DUF5105 domain-containing protein codes for MIKKRISIVFSLLIVMILASACSSSTTSKEKEDGKSAAGSSDSVEIAVDKVEYVLPSEYDSVNENQLVLKVDIAMTNKLKETLDIEPSSFTLYQGDTKATEGEPEDYKQKLDYTRLTEGKKVTGSLFYVVDKGEKYQLVYTPISYGDEKQDPIEIDINGADEKLLKTADRLQDPAKALSAYLDILFYNVDNPRFEKLTGEKKDTLLKEFDAAIMEGFTSTTYMSEDEIDQEVVINLVNSMKSAFKEKVGATAVTKTSSGDKAIVELKGKPLDVPSLQPVLQQEMEKYITSNSNATEAEALNFVFEKMSNEFKNVQTAEEVVIEIQMVKHGENQWKIDPNDYRSEEIASPFVKFY; via the coding sequence ATGATTAAAAAAAGAATTAGCATAGTGTTTTCTTTACTGATCGTCATGATACTGGCTTCAGCTTGTTCATCCTCAACGACAAGTAAGGAAAAAGAAGATGGGAAAAGCGCTGCAGGATCATCTGATTCAGTGGAGATTGCTGTTGATAAAGTTGAATATGTTCTCCCATCCGAGTATGATAGTGTGAACGAGAATCAACTTGTTCTTAAGGTTGATATCGCGATGACGAATAAACTAAAAGAAACACTCGATATTGAACCATCCAGTTTCACTCTGTACCAAGGGGATACAAAAGCGACTGAAGGTGAGCCTGAGGATTATAAGCAAAAGTTGGATTATACTCGTCTAACGGAAGGTAAGAAGGTGACGGGAAGTTTATTTTATGTTGTAGATAAAGGTGAAAAATATCAGCTTGTGTACACTCCAATATCATATGGTGACGAAAAACAGGATCCAATTGAAATCGATATAAATGGAGCCGATGAAAAGCTATTAAAAACAGCTGATAGATTACAAGACCCTGCAAAAGCTTTATCAGCATACTTAGATATTTTATTTTATAATGTTGATAATCCACGATTTGAAAAATTAACAGGTGAAAAGAAAGATACACTTCTAAAAGAATTTGATGCTGCGATTATGGAAGGCTTCACAAGTACAACTTATATGTCTGAAGATGAAATTGATCAGGAAGTTGTGATTAACTTAGTTAATTCCATGAAATCTGCTTTTAAAGAAAAAGTTGGCGCAACAGCCGTCACAAAAACAAGCAGTGGCGATAAAGCGATTGTTGAGTTAAAGGGGAAACCACTTGATGTTCCTTCCTTACAACCTGTACTGCAGCAGGAAATGGAAAAATACATCACATCAAATTCAAATGCAACTGAGGCAGAAGCATTAAACTTTGTATTTGAAAAAATGTCAAATGAGTTCAAAAACGTACAAACGGCTGAAGAAGTCGTTATTGAAATACAAATGGTGAAACATGGGGAAAATCAATGGAAGATCGATCCAAATGATTATCGATCGGAAGAAATTGCTTCTCCGTTTGTGAAGTTTTATTGA
- a CDS encoding DUF5082 family protein, translating into MASLSTLYNRLYAKQEQLQRLTAIVPDLDQAYSDYAVNLKNSMEPALTSKTWAGKIAKSFDDAREAEIQTNYQTIISQQFPLLFAVLDNKIVELQNDIDSLYDAISRAEAEAEERRQREREKSR; encoded by the coding sequence GTGGCTTCACTTTCCACTTTATATAACAGGCTATATGCAAAGCAGGAACAACTTCAACGGCTGACTGCTATTGTTCCAGATCTTGATCAAGCATATAGTGACTATGCCGTAAATTTAAAGAACAGTATGGAACCTGCCTTAACTTCAAAAACATGGGCTGGAAAAATCGCCAAAAGCTTCGATGATGCTCGCGAAGCTGAAATACAAACTAATTACCAAACTATTATAAGTCAGCAATTTCCTCTCTTATTCGCAGTACTCGATAATAAAATTGTAGAGTTACAAAATGATATCGATTCCCTTTACGATGCCATTTCACGAGCCGAAGCAGAAGCTGAGGAAAGAAGGCAAAGAGAAAGAGAGAAAAGTAGATAA
- a CDS encoding DUF5344 family protein — protein MSKEIKVNYEEVETSLDKLKNSASQLSATAKDITGSNKLDVVNKLITLNEGLQTLSLTYKEQLLSNIDASKQSISALKEADEELSSTIKQK, from the coding sequence ATGAGTAAAGAAATTAAAGTTAACTACGAAGAAGTCGAGACATCCTTAGATAAATTAAAAAATTCTGCTTCTCAACTATCAGCAACGGCTAAAGACATTACCGGCAGTAACAAACTTGATGTTGTTAACAAACTCATTACACTAAATGAAGGCTTACAAACTCTTTCTCTCACCTATAAAGAGCAATTACTTTCAAATATTGATGCAAGCAAACAATCGATATCAGCATTAAAAGAAGCTGATGAAGAACTGTCTTCAACGATAAAACAGAAATAA